Proteins encoded within one genomic window of Eurosta solidaginis isolate ZX-2024a chromosome 1, ASM4086904v1, whole genome shotgun sequence:
- the mRpL32 gene encoding large ribosomal subunit protein bL32m, with translation MSRNIFLSFRNLLNRLENVLMFGHRGQPPTQLALVGMPSMDWDAARITPQTDKPDRFSLKDLLGDGILWAVPKHRRTVEKRLKRKFGLPEYNWKPLKTKTNLRTCNQCGHDHELGVLCPHCYKKVEQETRAMQDKIQEKLGLDPIEHEVVVLYDGEQIEKSAGSASEKKVRVVEMEKPRPVWFSKNLLQKTTAEPENTTKEVKPSNLG, from the exons ATGTcgcgaaatatttttttatctttccgAAACTTGCTAAATAGACTAGAAAACGTGCTGATGTTTGGGCATAGGGGCCAACCGCCAA CACAACTTGCATTGGTCGGTATGCCCAGTATGGACTGGGATGCAGCACGAATAACGCCACAAACCGACAAACCTGATCGATTTAGTCTTAAAGATCTGTTGGGTGATGGGATTTTATGGGCTGTACCAAAGCATCGACGCACCGTTGAGAAACGACTTAAACGTAAATTTGGATTGCCAGAGTATAATTGGAAACCATTAAAGACAAAAACTAATTTACGCACTTGCAACCAATGTGGTCATGATCACGAATTGGGTGTGCTATGTC CTCATTGTTACAAGAAAGTGGAGCAAGAAACTCGTGCGATGCAAGATAAAATCCAAGAAAAGTTAGGTTTAGATCCCATCGAACATGAGGTTGTGGTGCTTTATGACGGTGAACAAATCGAAAAATCAGCCGGTTCAGCAAGTGAGAAAAAAGTACGTGTTGTAGAAATGGAAAAACCACGTCCAGTTTGGTTCAGTAAAAATCTTTTGCAAAAGACTACCGCAGAGCCGGAGAATACAACAAAAGAAGTAAAGCCCTCTAATTTGGGCTAA